CATTGTGTGACGCAACAGCAACCTTTCTGTTGATCCTGAATTAACACTTGCCTGAAAAAAGAGGGGGCGGCATATATTAGGGTTCCACATACTTCTCAATTTTTTCTTAGGAATTCTATGCTCAAAAAAATTCTTACTTTTTCGTTTCTAGTTCTTACATCCCTTTCAGTTCTCTCCTGCAAAAAAAATGAGAATGTACTTCTCATAGGTGAATACGGCAGCCTCACAGGCGGTACGGCCACCTTTGGACAATCGGTACATAAAGGCGTTAAAATGGCTACCGAAGAAGTCAACCAGCAAGGCGGTTTGCTGGGTAAACAAATTCAGGTGATTACCGAAGACGATCAAAGCAAACCCGAAGAAGCGAAGAATGCCATTTTAAAACTCATCAAGCAAAACCAGGTGAAGGCCATCATTGGAGAAGTGGCCTCTTCCCGTTCTCTGGCTGCAGCACCCGAGGCACAAAAGGCAAAAATTCCGATGATCTCCCCGGCTTCTACCAATCCCAAAGTGACTGAAGTGGGGGACTATATTTTCAGGGCCTGTTTTGTAGATACCTTTCAAGGCGAGGCCATGGCCAAGTTTGTGTTCGAGAAATTGGGTCTCAAAAAAGTTTCCATCTTGAAAGACATTAAAAATGATTACTCGGTAGGCCTGGCCGACTTTTTTGAAAAAACTTTCAAACAATCAGGCGGAGAAATTGTAGAGATCCAATCTTACTCCGAAGGCGATATCGATTTTAGAGCTCAACTCACGAGCATCAAATCAAAAAATCCCGAAGGACTCTACGTTCCCGGTTATTATACTGAGGTGGGTCTTATCGCCAGACAGGCCAAAGAGTTAGGCCTGAATATCCCCATGATGGGCGGAGATGGTTGGGACTCTGCTAAAACCCTTGAAATTGGCGGATCTGCCGTGAATGGCGCCTATTTCAGCAATCATTATGCAGTGGATGATCCCAGCCCTGTGGTGCAACAATTTATTCAGAAATTCAAAAAACAATTTCACGAAGTGCCCGATGCCATGGCGGTACTCG
The Deltaproteobacteria bacterium DNA segment above includes these coding regions:
- a CDS encoding ABC transporter substrate-binding protein — translated: MLKKILTFSFLVLTSLSVLSCKKNENVLLIGEYGSLTGGTATFGQSVHKGVKMATEEVNQQGGLLGKQIQVITEDDQSKPEEAKNAILKLIKQNQVKAIIGEVASSRSLAAAPEAQKAKIPMISPASTNPKVTEVGDYIFRACFVDTFQGEAMAKFVFEKLGLKKVSILKDIKNDYSVGLADFFEKTFKQSGGEIVEIQSYSEGDIDFRAQLTSIKSKNPEGLYVPGYYTEVGLIARQAKELGLNIPMMGGDGWDSAKTLEIGGSAVNGAYFSNHYAVDDPSPVVQQFIQKFKKQFHEVPDAMAVLGYDTARLLYDAIQRAGSEDAGKIKEALASTQNFSGISGQIKMDEKRNAQKRLVILKIEDGKIKFADAVNP